A region of the Ammospiza nelsoni isolate bAmmNel1 chromosome 14, bAmmNel1.pri, whole genome shotgun sequence genome:
TCAGCTCATCTCTTGTCCTTTGAGCTCAGTCAGCAGCATGTCCACCCACAGAACAGGGAGAGACCAAACTCTACTTTTCTCTTTAGTAAAGAATGAGCTTCCAGGGTTCTCCCCATGTCagtggggaagagaaggaggtgTGGACTGTCACTGCCACTTTAAACAGCCTGAATTGTTGTCCAGGGCTCTGAAACTGGTCAAGCTGTGGCATCTTTTCCATGTGATGTCCTTCCCAAGCCTTCATTTCCTTCTGTTGCTCAGGTGTGCACCAAAGAAGAGCAGGACATTCTTCAGCGGGACTCCAACAAGAGCCAGAAGCTGCTGAAGAAGCTCATGGCAGGTCAGTGGCCATTCCATACCTGGAATAGAATGAATCCCAATGGTTTGTGTGCATTATTTCCTTCAGACTTCACTGAGCCACTTGCCCTCATTGCTGCCCTTTATCTGGCATTAAAGGGATGGATTGGAAGTTGTGCCTTGGTTCCTCCTGCAAGCCCTAGGCAGCATTGCCAGGCTTCAGCAGAGGTGACAGTGGCAAGTGTCACATGGCAGTGTGTGCTGTCCTTTCCCTGAGGCCCCAAGGCTGCTCATTCAGCATTCCAGAATCAATCCCATGAGCTGGATTGTTGTAGCAGTCCTTGGAAATTAGGATAAGTCTCCTGTGGAATGTGTGCTGTGCAAGATAAAGTGCTGCTGTCTGATTTGCTGGGCTTAGAGAGGTGGTGGTTAATATTTTCTAATGGCTCTTCTTGTCTCACACTTACCTTGGGAGCTAGAAATGGGAACAGAGCCaaggaaagcaagaggaaatACAACCCAGTGTCCCAGCAAGGGCCTGTGCATTGTGGGGATGTTTGTCTGAGTTCAGCTGAACTGCAGCCAAGGTTGTGGTGTTCTTGGTTGGAAACtttgctgaggagctggggaaatATTTACTGCAGATCTGGGCTTCTCCTTAGAGCTGTGGAGATGGCAGGAGGATGGAAGTCCTTGAGAGCACCAGCCAGTCTGTTCTGTCCTTCCAATACAGATGCTGGCACACTTCAGGATCTCTTTTCTTACCTGTTTTGTCTCTttccctcctggccctgccagcttttgttttgttctctgtGTAGGTAAAAGCTGGAATGTGGTTTGCTGTTTGTCTTGGGAGTAAAAATTGTGCATCAGTGACCAAAGGGAAATACAGGCAATTGTTTCCCTGAAATGAAGGCATTTCCCAGTGTGGTGAAGTGCACTGGTTTGTTCCATCATGGCCTGGGTTCAAACCTTTTATTGTGGCTTTTTTTGGTTATTCCCTGTTGGTTGGGTGGGTTTGGGCCCCTTGCCAGGAGGGGTAAGAAGGAAGAGCATTTGCTGGGAATAGATTTCTCCATCCCAGGAAACAGCTGGTTTGGGAATCTGGTGTGGTGTGTCAGAAGAGGATATTGTTTGAGGGaggcacaaacagcagcagaaggctCTGGGTCTCCCTAGAATCTgtcctgggcaagaggctcttTGTGGGGGTAACAACATGTAGGAAGGGTTTGGCTTTTAGGAGGGGACTCCTAAAAGACTGGGGTTGTTACTGAAGAAGAAAGGCCTCCAGACCTTTGAGCCCTTCCCAGTCTTAGAGGGCTTATGAAAAGAAGGGAGAGGGACTACTTAAATGggtagtgataggacaagaaagaatggttttaaactaaaatatgaGAAATTTAGACTGGATTTTGGAAAGAAATccttctctgtgagggtggtgaggctctggcacaggtttcccaaagaagctgtggctgtcctatccctggaagtgttccaggccaggttggatggggcttggagcaccctgggatagtgggaggtgtccttgGTGTTccaccatggcagggggtggaatgagatgagctttaaggtccttttcaacccaaaccattccatgattctatggcCTGAGACCTGTGGTTGGTGATGGGAAGGATTTTGACTGCCCAAATTGTTAGGGAAGGgtgaaggaaaagcaaaggccAAGAGCTTCTCCTTAGCCTCTACCCAGACTTTATCACTGTGATATTTAAGTGATTCCTTCTCTTTGGAGGAAGGAGTTTTTAAAATGGACTTGAGGGAAAATTGTGGCTTTAACCTCGCAGAAAGATGCTGATCTTGCAGCAAAGCTGTACTTTCAGCTCCTAGCATGGGATTTAGTTTAGGGGACATTTCTGCAGCCCAAATGGCTTTAACTCACTGactgctgagctgtggtttgttttgtgcCTCAGGTGCTGAAAGTTCAGGGAATTTGGATGCCATAAGCAAAGGCTTGCTGCCTCAGCAGGAAGCGAGACTCAAATCAGGCCTGGAGATGGCTGTGAAGCACAAGGACAAACTGCTGGAGTTTGATAGGACAAGGTAAGATACTAGGTGGGAGACTGTCATGAACAGCATAAATGACCTGGCAGGGAGGTGCCTTTAGCAGAAATGTTGGGAATTCCTTCTAAAACCCACAGCCACTTGTTGTGGTGTTGGGGGTtcccaggacaaggtgagagatgagaatctaagttctcagaaggttgatttattatattatgatattatattaaaagaaaatgatgtactaaaactatactaaagaaagagagaaaggagacatcagaaggctaaaataagaataaataataaaaacttatGACTGACCAGAGaatctgacacagctggactgggattggtcatgaagtaaaaacaattcacatggaaccaatccaAGATGCTCCTGTTGGTGAGCaacctccaaaccacattccaagcaatcagataattattgtttacatttcttttctgagccttctcaggagaaaaatccgGACAAAGGGGTTTTTGATAAAATACCACAGTGACAGCCACTGACACCTTAACTATGGCCCTCGGTGGGACAGGAGTGAGTCTCTGGAATGGATCCTTTTGGATGTCTTTGCTTTTTGTCCCTGACAGTCCATCTCTCCAGAGGGATGGGAAAGAGCAGGTTTATGGAATTTGCAGGCAACCCTGATGAcggggagagaatgatgcatctgactccatcctatcagaaggctaattaatgaCTTTATTATACTAGATTatattacatctaaactgaatctgccaagcactcaactctgcacacactgcacagaatcttgtgactgtcagcgacagtcccaacacacacagtcccctgacaggccaaggaaacaaaaccccatcactttgggtaaacaatctccatattgcattctccttttgcacaaacacaggcacagcaaacgAGATAAGAATATTCTTGGGaggaattgtgccttgcttttctctgtgaggagaaacGTGGGGCTACACAGCTTGGAGGGTGGGTCTGAGGCTGTGCCATGCTCACCTTCTCCTGTGGGGGCTGCTCTCCCAGCGTGCGTCGGACGCAGGTCATTGATGACGAGTCGGATTACTTTGCCACGGACTCCAACCAGTGGCTGTCCAAGCAGGAGAGGGAAGCGCTCCAgaagagggagcaggagctgcggGAGCTGCGCCACGCCTCCCGGCTGGCCAGGAAAATCACCATCGACTTCGCTGGCAGGCAGATCTTGGAGGAGGACAGCAACATGGCTGAGTACCACAGCAAGTGAGTGAGGGCTGGCAGCGTGCCCGGGAGCAAGGAGGTGCAAATCCTTATGGAGAGTGGTCTGACAGCCTGGTAAAGCTGCCTGGGAAAGAGGTGTTTCAGAAGGCCTGTCTCAACGGAGCCACTTGAGCTCAGATTCACACCAAGCTGAGTTTCTGCACTAGAGAGCAGTGAGTCCTCAGACTGGAAATCAGATTAAGCAAGGAAGTCATTTAGTTGGGGAGAATGGGGCAAAAATGCTTTGAGTCAGAGTGTGTGGGGAGAAGGGAGATGTTCCCAGGGGAAGCAGGGAATGTTCACCCCTCTCCTTTGTGCTTGCAGACTGGATGAGACCATTGCAGCCATGAGCTGTGGTGCACTGAGCGAGCCAGccaggagccctggggcagagaTGACACCAAACTCGGGGGTTTTGGTGAATCCCCGTCTCCTCCAGCCTGCTCCTTTGGTCAGTGGGGCTTCTGTGGTTTATTCCAGAGTAGTGACTAATTTTGGGGAGTTGAGCTTGAGAATTGTCTGTAGAAGGGGATCTTTTGGGGAAAagatcacaggatggtttgggttgaaagggactttaaagaccatctcattccatcccctgccatgggcagggatgcctttCACCAGTCCAGCCTGGCCAAGAACGCTTTCAGAGATGGGGTGACTTCTCTAGACAAGCTGTTTCAGCATCTCACAGctctcacagtgaagaatttctccctGATATCCAATATcatcctgccctctgccagtgggaagccattccccgTTTCCCCTTGTTTCCTCCCCTGTGTCCCTCATTGGCCATCTCACTCTGGGATAGAGAAGGTTTGACAATGCCCTGCTCCTGGTGGGTTGGTTTATTGGATTTTTAGCATCCTGCCTCCTTTTCAGGCATGCAGAACAGTTTCTGAGAGTCAGCCTAAGGCTGTGTCACCCTTTCACCTCTATTTTTTGAAGCCTTTTCTGCTAGATTCCCATTTCCCAAAGAGCATAAGGGTAATGAAGGAAAACTTCAAGATAGGATTTGCGCACATTACTCCTGGAGAGGTGCTAacctttttcctgtttcttttgaaCACTCCCAAGTGGGTGGACCAAACTGGTTTGCTGCCACCAAGGAAAGCTGTTCATTCCACAGAGGCTGGAAGCGAGTGCGGCTCGGAGCGGAGCCGCCTGCGGATCCAGGaccgggagctgcaggagatcTCGGATGATGGTTGGTGCCTCAGCCTGCACCAGCCTTGGGCTTCCCTGCTTGTGAGAGGCATCAAAAGGTGAAGGtgtcccaggcagctcctgctccacgGGGAGGTGGGAGGTTGTGTTCCTCAGAGCATCTCTGTGGCCTGTGCAATCACCGATACCTGTGATAGCTCCAGGTGTGGAAGCTGTGCTTCCTCTTCCAGTGGGTTGAGGagctagaaaatatttttttttttttttgggatagTACCTAACCTGTAAGGGACAAATTTCTTCACAGTGGGTGAGTGAGTGTAGAGAGAGGCTGAGATTTCACTGCTATAGCTGGGGCGTTCCTGTGTGgaatttgaaaagcaaataagGTAATCACTTGAAATATgttcttctgggttttttgttcagcataaagaaggCAACAGTGGCACCaggctttgtttaaaagaaaccCAACCCTTGCCACTACCTTCAGCCTCCTGGGCTGGGAATTGGGTTAAAAAGGGAGCTGCTACTGTTAATAGTGAACAAAGAATCTCCtttagcctttttttcccttcaccaCATTTCTCATTTTGGAGACCAAAGCTTTTTCACTTCCCAAGCTAAAGATGCTGTAAATCTTAATGTGCCAGGATTGTTCATCCAGGTGTTCTGGGGATGCTTCAGCTGCAGAATTCCAGGATCTCCAGACAACTGTTCCATGCAGAGACTTAATCCCTTATTGCTCCCTTGATTTTTCTGTGTGACTTTGGGAGCTTGTGAGGGACTTGTGTGAGCAGATTGTCCTGTATGTGttctgctggccctgctggggattGATGTCCTCTAAAGCCCTGAGGACATGCTCTGCTTTATTTGTGACATTGTTTTTTGCCTatctcagcttttctttgtgGCCCTGACACATTGCTTGAGTTGGGGTAATCAGGGCAAAGCTTAGCAGCAGGAATTGACTATGTTTGAATGAAAACGTGGGGGATTTCTGCTGAAGTTTTAGTcctgcattttcctctcttctttagGGTGGAGGGCAGGACCTGGTACACATCTCATCGAGGCAGGTTATGGATTGCAGCTACTGCTAAAAGACCTTCCCCTCAGGAAAtctcagagctggaggccaCCTACAGAATGCTGCACAGGAAAGGTGAACTCCTCTCCTTGGTTCTTGGAGTGATTTGGTACACTGAGCCACGTAATGAGCAGTGTCAGAAATCCCTCTCTGCTGAGTAGGGAGTGCTGTACATAAAATTAAATGTCCCAGCCCTTTATGAGGAAGATCCTGATGTggaaaaggcacaaaaaaagtgttaaaattGCTGTGTGTGTTCTTGTGCCTCAAAAAGTAGAGGTGCCTGGAGGAGATGGAAGGGCACTTGGGGACTGGGAGACCCCAGCTGTGTGTGGGAATATGGGCTCCCTGAAGAACTGTTTCTTGTGCTGCAGATGTGGAATTTCCAAGTGATTATCCCTCAGGATGCCTCCTGGGCTGTGTGGACGTGACTGATTGTTTATCACAGGAACAATTTCAGGAGCAGGTGAGTACAGAAATGAACCTTCCCATGCTTGCAGTAACCAGCAGGCTTTTAAAGCAGTGGAACTTGTCTCTGGAGAATTTTAGATTGTGTTGAGAAGACGCAAGTTACTGCAGGGATTTCTGTGGCAGAGGACATGAGGGGTCCTGGCAATTCAGGACAGCATGGAAACATGGACAGCTCTGCCCCAGTGGTGGTGCTGTGCCTTGGGagcttgtccctgccctgtggtgCCAGTGGCACTCACTGCCCTGCTGTAGGACACATGGCTTGGCCTGTGCAGAGGGATCAtgggccagagctgctggatctTCTTCCAGGAGCTGGAGATCACAGTGGCCTCACTGGTGCTGTCACACTGGTGAGAGTTGTGCCCTGTCTGGGGCACTGAGTGGCCTGGAGATGCAGCCATGGACAGGTGAGCTCTTTCCCGCCAGGGAGGATGGACAGGAGAGCCACAGGACTACCTGCAGTGAAGCAAGGCTGGAATCAGGAGTCCCTTGAGAAATCTCAGCCTGTGAAAGTCCATGGGTGATGATGATGTGTTCCAGATGTGCTGAGAGCATTGGCCCATGGCCTTGTGAGGCCACTCTTAGCTTGGAATGGTTATGGAAAGCAGGAGAGGactctcctgcagctgtggttaaaaagggaagggaagagatcTGGACACTTCAGGCCAGTCAGCTTCACCTTGGACTCTGGGAACCTCATAGAGATTGCTCTTGGAAGCCAGTTtacatttggttttgtttataaAACCAATAAAACAGTTTTGGGCACATGGAGGAAGGGGACATTAGGACTAGCAAGTGTGGATTTACCTAAGAATAAACTCATGCTTTACTAACCCCATGACCTTCTTGCATCCAGTAGGTAGAATGGAGAGTATCTATTAACCTGCTGTCCTGGAGTAGGCACAAATCCCAGAGGAGTCAAAACCAGTAGAAACTGGTAACTATGTGTTGGTTAAACCACATCTAGAGTACTTGGGTCACCATAAAATTGTTGAAAAACTGGAGCAAGTCCCATGGAGACCACAAGGTGGTtaggggctccagccctgtggggagaggcaggagacACAGAGATCTTCCCCTTCCTGCAAGGAGAGTGTTGGgagacagagctgggctctgtgctgacaTACAAGGCAGGAGGGTCATAAATTGAAAAGGGAAGGTTCAATGTGGCTTAAGGGAACAAATCACCATAAGGGTGGCCCAGCAGTGGGGCAGGCACTACCCAAGGGGTTGGGAAAATTTTCAAGACCCAAGAAGACAAAGCTGTGGGCAGCCTCACCTGAATTCAGTGTTTTCCTTGCTTTGATTGGGAGGTTGGACTAGAGACCTTCAGAGACCTGAGCCTGATGCTGTGACTGACTCCATGCTCCCAAAATCTGGAGCAGGAGCTTTCCTTGAGCTGTGTTTTATGGGTTTATAAAATCTGCACtcagcacccagcccagcatggcTGTTCCTGATCCCATTTCATCCCTGCTCACTCCACTGCCCCTTGTGCATGTCAGGTTTGAATCACCAAACCTTGTAGGGCTTGATAGTGAACCATGACCATCTTGTGAGGTGGAATAAATGAGTTCCTTGGGAAGGAATGCACCAGGATGATcttgctgtgcagagctggagaggcagcaggagttGGGGCTGTGTTTCAGGGAGttcttctctgcctttcctaACCCTGTGAGGTTTTTACCTGGGAGAGATGCCTGGAAAGACAGGGAGTGTATTTCTGATGAGGTTGTGTCTCTTAGTCAcaggaggaaggcagagaaGTTAGAGCatgagcagcagagggagctttggGACTGGAATACCATGAAACCTACAGGAATATTTGGCTTTGTATGGAAACAAGCcatgggagagggagaggaaggggcaCCAAGGGCATTGTAGGGATTTTCTTTTGTAGCATCCACTAATTTTCAGTTTGGGCTTCAGTGTAGGTTCCtgtccatctcctgctgtggtGGAAAGTAGATCTTGGTCTCTTACAAGTACTTTTCTCTTTGTCACAATCCCTGCTCTTGCTT
Encoded here:
- the TRIP4 gene encoding activating signal cointegrator 1 isoform X1, which translates into the protein MAAPSALLAWCVQHLRGDFGLDVGEDVVRYILSITNEEEIREYVVDLVQGTDGKKSWFVEELLSRWRKSAQLPSEPFPAYRKKDEALEVLRDQGKKGKRKGRNRQETPAQPEPSAHGDEVKTPLDLAKAQESSSGVSSSSISCKKKPKYVSLYTREGQDRLAVLIPGRHACECLGQKHKLINNCLECGRIVCEQEGSGPCLFCGALVCTKEEQDILQRDSNKSQKLLKKLMAGAESSGNLDAISKGLLPQQEARLKSGLEMAVKHKDKLLEFDRTSVRRTQVIDDESDYFATDSNQWLSKQEREALQKREQELRELRHASRLARKITIDFAGRQILEEDSNMAEYHSKLDETIAAMSCGALSEPARSPGAEMTPNSGVLVNPRLLQPAPLWVDQTGLLPPRKAVHSTEAGSECGSERSRLRIQDRELQEISDDGWCLSLHQPWASLLVRGIKRVEGRTWYTSHRGRLWIAATAKRPSPQEISELEATYRMLHRKDVEFPSDYPSGCLLGCVDVTDCLSQEQFQEQYPDLSQESGSPFVFICTNPQEMVLKFPIKGKHKIWKLDAKIHQGAKKGLMKQKAVG
- the TRIP4 gene encoding activating signal cointegrator 1 isoform X2 — its product is MAAPSALLAWCVQHLRGDFGLDVGEDVVRYILSITNEEEIREYVVDLVQGTDGKKSWFVEELLSRWRKSAQLPSEPFPAYRKKDEALEVLRDQGKKGKRKGRNRQETPAQPEPSAHGDEVKTPLDLAKVCTKEEQDILQRDSNKSQKLLKKLMAGAESSGNLDAISKGLLPQQEARLKSGLEMAVKHKDKLLEFDRTSVRRTQVIDDESDYFATDSNQWLSKQEREALQKREQELRELRHASRLARKITIDFAGRQILEEDSNMAEYHSKLDETIAAMSCGALSEPARSPGAEMTPNSGVLVNPRLLQPAPLWVDQTGLLPPRKAVHSTEAGSECGSERSRLRIQDRELQEISDDGWCLSLHQPWASLLVRGIKRVEGRTWYTSHRGRLWIAATAKRPSPQEISELEATYRMLHRKDVEFPSDYPSGCLLGCVDVTDCLSQEQFQEQYPDLSQESGSPFVFICTNPQEMVLKFPIKGKHKIWKLDAKIHQGAKKGLMKQKAVG